The Desulfofundulus salinus genome includes the window GTTACGGTAAGGTAAACGGCCGGAACGTGATGGTGGCGGCGGAGGATTATACCGCCATGGCCGGTACTTTTGGGGAATACCACGGCAAAAAATTCGCCCAGGCCATTGACATGGCCAAGGAAATGGGCATCCCCTTTGTGGGCATGAACGACTCCGGCGGCGCCCGCCTCCAGGAAGGCATGGACACCCTCGAGGCCTATGCCTGGTTGTTCCGTTCCCAAATCCTTGCCTCCGGTATTATCCCCCAGATTGCCCTGTTGATGGGGCCCTGCCTGGGAGGGCAGGCCTATCACCCGGTGATGCAGGACTTTGTCTTCCAGTGCAAAAAGACCGGTTTCATGGGTATAGCCGGGCCGGCCTTTGTGAAGACCCAGCTTGGTGAGGAAATCAGCCTGGAGAATTTATGCGGCGTACATGTCCACGCCACCAGGACCGGACAAACCCACGTGGTAGTGGAAGATGACAAGGACTGCCTGGACAAGACCAAAGAACTCTTGAGCTACCTGCCGCAAAACAACCGGGAGAAGCCGCCCCGGGTGGATACCGGCGACGAGGCCGAAAGGATCATCCCCGAACTGGACGGCCTGGTGCCCGAGGAAGGCCACGTACCTTATGACATGCACCAGGTGATCTATAAAATAGTGGACAATGGGGTTTTCTTTGAGATCCTGAAAGATTTTGCTCCCAACGTGATTGTGGGGTTCGGCAGGATTGCCGGCCGGACGGTGGGGCTTGTGGCCAGCCAGCCCCTGTATATGGGCGGCGTGATCAACTGCGATGCTGCCGACAAGGTAGCCAGGTTTGTGCGCTTCTGCGACCTCTTCAACATTCCCCTGGTTAATTTCCACGACACCCCGGGTTACATGATTGGCTCCTACGAAGAACACAGGGGTATCTTGAGGCATGGAGCCAAAATGCTTTACGCCTACATCGACGCCACGGTGCCCAAGGTCACGGTAATCCTGCGCAAATCCTTTGCCGGTGCCTATTTAGGGATGTGCTGCAAGGACACCGGGGCCGACCTGGTCTACGCCTGGCCCATAGCCCAGGTCTCCATTGTGGGTGCGGAAACGGCGGCCAGCGTAATTTTTGCCAAGGAAATTAAAAATGCCGAAGACCCGGCCAGAGTAGCCGCCGAGAGAATCCAGCAATACCGTGAAATATATGAAAACCCGTACCGCGGCGCGGAGCGCGGCTATATAGACGATATCATCATGCCCAGCGATACCAGGAAGTACATCGCCAGGGCGCTGGATATCCTGGAGAACAAACAGGTGGCCAGACCATGGCGGAAGTACTCCAATATTAACCTGTAGGGTAAAGTTATGACAGGGATGCGGTGCCGTCCTCGCCCAATCCAGTGCTTCGCGTAAGAGGCGCACCGCATCCAACCTGGTTCACCGAAGATTTGCGCCTGCAATATAATTGCGTCGCTCTTACGTTTAAGGAGGGGGAAGATGAAGGTAGTAGTATTCACCAAACAAACCTTTGACACGGAAGCCAAAATCACCCTCGACGCGCAGGGCAAAATNNNNNNNNNNNNNNNNNNNNNNNNNNNNNNNNNNNNNNNNNNNNNNNNNNNNNNNNNNNNNNNNNNNNNNNNNNNNNNNNNNNNNNNNNNNNNNNNNNNNATGGGCTCATCCAAGGTGATTGTGGCTATAAACAAGGACCCGGAAGCCAATATCTTCAAGGTGGCCGATTACGGGATCGTGGGGGACCTGTTTGAAGTGGTGCCCCTGCTCACACGGGAGTTCAGAAAGCTCCTCGGGAAGGAAAAAGAGTGTTAAAGAGCTAATCCTGTAGATTAGATAACGCGACAGAATCCCATTATACAGGAGGTTTAGTTCCATGAGTGTTCCCGTCAATTCTCCCATGGTAGGCAAACTGATCTCGGTTGATGTCAAATTAGGCGATCAGGTCAAGGAAAACGATCCCGTGGCTACCATCGAGGCCATGAAAATGTACGTTAAAATTTACGCCCCGGCCAGCGGTGTAGTCAAAGAGATTAAGGCCAACCCGGGCGATGTGGTTAATCCCGATACGGTAATTTTAACTTTAGAGTAAGGTAAGGGCTTATACAATTGTATCAGACTTGTTATTGCTGCAGTTTAAAAGCAGTCCATCAAGGAGAGAGGCCTTCTAATTGAGGTTAAGAAGGCCCTCTCCCATCCTGTTCCGGGCCTTTTTACTCCG containing:
- a CDS encoding biotin/lipoyl-containing protein; this translates as MSVPVNSPMVGKLISVDVKLGDQVKENDPVATIEAMKMYVKIYAPASGVVKEIKANPGDVVNPDTVILTLE
- a CDS encoding acyl-CoA carboxylase subunit beta, translating into MDRYQELKEKKEKILQMGGPRAVEQQHKAGKWTARERIEYFFDPGTFTEIGMFVKHRTTAFGMDKREVPAEGVVVGYGKVNGRNVMVAAEDYTAMAGTFGEYHGKKFAQAIDMAKEMGIPFVGMNDSGGARLQEGMDTLEAYAWLFRSQILASGIIPQIALLMGPCLGGQAYHPVMQDFVFQCKKTGFMGIAGPAFVKTQLGEEISLENLCGVHVHATRTGQTHVVVEDDKDCLDKTKELLSYLPQNNREKPPRVDTGDEAERIIPELDGLVPEEGHVPYDMHQVIYKIVDNGVFFEILKDFAPNVIVGFGRIAGRTVGLVASQPLYMGGVINCDAADKVARFVRFCDLFNIPLVNFHDTPGYMIGSYEEHRGILRHGAKMLYAYIDATVPKVTVILRKSFAGAYLGMCCKDTGADLVYAWPIAQVSIVGAETAASVIFAKEIKNAEDPARVAAERIQQYREIYENPYRGAERGYIDDIIMPSDTRKYIARALDILENKQVARPWRKYSNINL